From Magnolia sinica isolate HGM2019 chromosome 13, MsV1, whole genome shotgun sequence, one genomic window encodes:
- the LOC131223547 gene encoding agmatine coumaroyltransferase-2-like: MKVCRQSTKIVKPCYEGNPPPTSLRISLSVFDIVTFDTHIAVIYVFKPPTPSNATVEQGLRTVLAEYREWAGRLGRDEEGHRVIFLSDEGVRLVEATVDCTLAEAMPFKPSSSLLNLHPNLKGVEELMQVQLTRFTCGSMVLGFTSHHMVADGHSTSNFLIAWGRATRGLEMEPLPLHDRAIFAPRDPPRFEFEHSGVEFTTNRLEEDELRLPLFEPLLASGNDDNIIVHKAHFTLEFLSKLKVKASSARGTDKPYTTFESLVAHLWRTITKARGLNGFETTHVRISENGRSRLRPRVPNEYFGNLVLWAFPQARVKELLQEPLQHAAKLIHDSITNVDDSYFKSFIDFASSKEEDIRDLVPTANMSESVLSPNMEVDSWLRFPFYDLDFGGGSPFVFMPSYFPVEGMLFLLPSFIGDGSIDAIVPLFEHSLVSFKKACYCLD; encoded by the exons ATGAAGGTGTGTAGGCAAAGCACGAAGATTGTAAAGCCATGTTACGAAGGAAATCCTCCGCCGACTAGTCTGCGCATTTCTCTCAGTGTCTTTGATATTGTAACATTTGACACCCATATCGCTGTTATCTACGTGTTCAAGCCTCCAACACCTTCAAATGCAACGGTGGAACAAGGGCTTCGGACGGTGCTGGCAGAGTACAGAGAATGGGCGGGCAG GTTGGGTAGAGATGAGGAAGGCCACCGTGTCATTTTCCTTAGCGATGAAGGCGTAAGGTTGGTTGAGGCAACAGTTGATTGCACTCTTGCTGAGGCCATGCCGTTTAAGCCATCTTCCTCATTGTTGAACCTTCATCCAAATCTAAAGGGAGTGGAGGAATTGATGCAAGTTCAGCTCACAAGGTTCACTTGCGGCTCCATGGTGTTGGGGTTCACGTCCCACCACATGGTTGCCGATGGACACTCGACTAGCAACTTCTTGATCGCTTGGGGCCGGGCGACGCGAGGACTAGAGATGGAACCACTTCCACTGCATGATCGTGCTATCTTTGCCCCTCGAGATCCACCCAGGTTCGAATTCGAGCACAGTGGGGTTGAATTCACTACTAATAGACTTGAAGAAGATGAGCTTCGGCTTCCCCTCTTCGAGCCTTTGTTAGCAAGCGGCAATGACGACAACATTATCGTGCACAAGGCTCACTTCACGCTGGAGTTCCTGTCCAAGCTCAAGGTGAAAGCTTCTTCAGCTCGTGGGACTGACAAGCCATACACCACGTTTGAGAGCCTGGTTGCTCATCTGTGGAGAACTATAACAAAGGCCCGCGGGCTCAATGGTTTTGAAACGACCCACGTGAGGATTTCAGAGAATGGCCGATCAAGATTAAGACCCCGTGTTCCCAATGAGTACTTTGGGAATCTGGTGCTGTGGGCGTTCCCGCAAGCTAGGGTGAAAGAGCTCTTGCAAGAGCCATTGCAACATGCAGCCAAGCTCATACATGATTCGATCACAAATGTTGATGACAGCTATTTCAAGTCGTTCATAGACTTTGCAAGCTCGAAAGAGGAGGACATAAGAGATCTTGTGCCCACAGCCAACATGAGCGAGTCAGTTCTGAGTCCCAACATGGAGGTTGATAGCTGGCTGAGGTTTCCATTCTATGACCTTGATTTTGGAGGGGGAAGTCCTTTCGTTTTCATGCCTTCTTACTTCCCTGTGGAGGGAATGTTGTTTCTCCTCCCTTCCTTTATAGGAGATGGGAGCATAGATGCCATTGTGCCCTTGTTCGAGCATAGCTTGGTTAGCTTCAAGAAGGCTTGCTATTGTCTAGACTAG